A stretch of Sulfurimonas autotrophica DSM 16294 DNA encodes these proteins:
- a CDS encoding DUF1882 domain-containing protein — protein MTAMDLKLIKMVSDHYWIKRDTVVNKITFKGRTFYNKFEKVNAPLNQSVINKHIKGEITVAHSVVDKKGIVENIVIDYNGRDPERFYHKAQLLLREEGFINFTAYETKTKGHLHVYIHKGHTTLQEAIQLGKMISMKLAAKQPKQWRMFPNNDMPDEYNILTLPYEVYAKERGASWSKHM, from the coding sequence ATGACTGCCATGGATTTAAAACTTATAAAAATGGTGAGTGACCACTACTGGATTAAAAGAGATACGGTAGTGAATAAAATCACTTTTAAAGGGCGTACTTTTTACAATAAATTTGAAAAGGTCAATGCCCCTTTGAATCAGTCTGTTATCAACAAACACATAAAAGGTGAGATAACTGTAGCTCACTCCGTGGTAGACAAAAAAGGTATCGTTGAAAATATTGTTATTGATTATAACGGCAGAGACCCTGAGAGATTTTATCACAAAGCACAGCTTCTTTTACGCGAAGAGGGTTTTATCAACTTTACGGCTTATGAGACAAAGACCAAAGGGCATTTACATGTATATATTCATAAAGGGCATACAACTCTGCAAGAGGCTATACAGCTGGGTAAGATGATCAGTATGAAACTTGCGGCAAAACAGCCAAAACAGTGGAGAATGTTTCCAAACAATGATATGCCCGATGAATATAACATTTTAACGCTGCCTTATGAAGTGTATGCAAAAGAACGCGGAGCTTCGTGGTCGAAACATATGTAA
- a CDS encoding SPOR domain-containing protein has translation MNDKNELSDIVLNKNGSSSSNKKIILAVATLGIILIIVVMLMNSLSSQGTDNLPQAVLPPEPQAQVATQKATEEPLFEDVEVIQDNASSDEDLDKIAQKLKQESAQEQKVVAAPKKVVTKKKKVAPKPQATSTVKYYIQVGSFSKYEPNKKFLKSITDLGYKYTYHKVKINAKTLNKVLIGPFKTQKEANNAKRVIRAKIEPGAFLVKL, from the coding sequence ATGAATGATAAGAATGAATTAAGTGATATCGTCCTAAATAAAAACGGCTCATCCAGCTCAAATAAAAAAATAATTCTTGCTGTTGCAACATTGGGGATTATTTTAATTATAGTTGTAATGCTTATGAATTCACTCAGTTCACAAGGCACAGACAATTTACCTCAAGCAGTTCTACCGCCTGAGCCTCAAGCTCAAGTAGCCACACAAAAAGCGACTGAAGAACCTCTTTTTGAAGATGTGGAAGTTATACAAGACAACGCATCAAGTGATGAGGATTTAGATAAAATCGCCCAAAAGCTCAAACAAGAGAGTGCACAAGAACAAAAAGTAGTTGCTGCACCAAAAAAAGTAGTTACGAAGAAAAAGAAGGTAGCACCGAAGCCTCAAGCAACATCGACAGTAAAATACTATATACAAGTCGGTTCATTTTCAAAATATGAACCAAATAAAAAATTCTTAAAATCTATTACGGATTTAGGGTATAAATATACATATCATAAAGTAAAAATCAATGCAAAAACACTTAACAAAGTATTGATTGGACCATTTAAAACACAAAAAGAAGCAAATAATGCTAAACGTGTTATTCGTGCCAAAATTGAGCCGGGTGCATTTTTAGTAAAATTATAA
- a CDS encoding anthranilate synthase component I family protein: MIHSKQFTQDQLAPIAVYSKLKNLFKDEISYLFESAGQSEGNYSFICIGARERLQYIDDKTVYTDVSGEKHIKEENPFAFLKEYYKNIDTSEYKTATKKLNVGYVDGFIGYIGYDMVKVFEPKLKTFMDDLTDELNTPDLDLVLPKLVLVYSHKNHQITLISTLKEYSDKFQSIEDDLKGTYTYKHRVYNIGDDKGSFAHTKEKFFEMIDKSKEMIRSGDVFQILMTNRFTRHIKVDPFSFYRILRTKNPSPYMFLMEYENFSIVGSSPEVMVRLTEGELLLRPIAGTRKRGATKQRDKELEEELLADPKELAEHLMLIDLGRNDVGRVAKTGTVKVEDIMHIERFSHVMHIVSDVVATLSDDKDMFDLFMATFTAGTMTGAPKIRAMELIAEYEGLKRGFYSGSIGYFGFDGNMDSAITIRTALVKEDKVVLQAGAGVVADSVKELEYLEVNNKLGALIHSLEDLDKK, encoded by the coding sequence TTGATACATTCTAAACAATTTACACAAGATCAGTTAGCGCCTATTGCCGTTTATTCAAAACTAAAAAATCTTTTTAAAGATGAAATCAGCTATCTTTTTGAGAGTGCCGGGCAAAGTGAAGGTAATTACAGCTTTATCTGCATAGGGGCAAGAGAACGCCTTCAATATATAGATGATAAAACAGTTTATACAGATGTCAGCGGTGAAAAACACATAAAAGAAGAAAATCCTTTTGCATTTTTAAAAGAGTACTATAAAAACATAGATACAAGTGAATATAAAACTGCTACAAAAAAGCTGAATGTCGGTTATGTTGACGGTTTTATCGGTTATATCGGTTATGATATGGTGAAAGTCTTTGAACCAAAACTCAAAACTTTTATGGATGATTTAACAGATGAGTTAAATACCCCCGATCTGGATTTGGTACTCCCTAAACTTGTTCTTGTTTATTCACATAAAAATCATCAAATAACACTCATTTCAACCCTCAAAGAGTATAGTGACAAATTCCAATCTATTGAAGATGATTTAAAAGGCACCTATACTTATAAGCACAGAGTTTATAATATCGGTGATGACAAGGGAAGCTTTGCTCACACCAAAGAAAAATTCTTTGAAATGATAGACAAATCAAAAGAAATGATACGCAGCGGAGATGTTTTTCAAATTTTGATGACAAACCGTTTTACACGGCATATAAAAGTCGACCCTTTTAGTTTTTATAGAATTTTACGCACAAAAAACCCTTCTCCTTATATGTTTTTGATGGAGTATGAAAATTTCAGCATTGTCGGTTCTTCTCCTGAGGTTATGGTGCGCTTAACAGAAGGTGAACTGCTTCTGCGCCCAATAGCAGGAACAAGAAAACGCGGTGCTACAAAACAAAGAGACAAAGAACTCGAAGAAGAACTTCTTGCAGACCCTAAAGAACTCGCCGAACATTTGATGCTCATTGATTTAGGCAGAAATGATGTCGGACGTGTTGCAAAAACAGGCACGGTCAAAGTGGAAGACATTATGCACATAGAACGTTTTTCTCATGTTATGCATATCGTTTCTGATGTGGTTGCCACGCTTAGTGATGACAAAGATATGTTTGATTTGTTCATGGCAACCTTTACGGCAGGAACAATGACAGGCGCACCTAAAATCCGTGCAATGGAACTCATAGCAGAGTATGAGGGCTTAAAACGCGGTTTTTACAGCGGGAGCATCGGTTATTTCGGGTTTGACGGCAATATGGACAGTGCTATTACGATACGTACTGCTTTGGTAAAAGAGGATAAAGTTGTTCTGCAGGCCGGTGCAGGCGTCGTTGCAGACAGTGTCAAAGAGCTTGAATATCTTGAAGTCAATAACAAGTTAGGTGCACTCATTCACTCTCTTGAAGATTTAGATAAAAAATAA
- a CDS encoding shikimate dehydrogenase: MSKLFSIFGNPVSHSRSPLMHNAVFKNLNYKACYTRTLLEDDTKLKETFFALGLDGANVTVPHKESAYEACDEIRGFAKKIGVVNTLINENGKLIGYNTDADGFMYAIDEFKDIKNILVLGAGGTAKALVQKFLEEGLHVSILNRSEARLSYFEKLNCECYTWENFVLKQYDLVVNTTSAGLKDENFPAPKEIIETILNNTRYAADAIYGKITPFLQLAKEKQLTCKDGSDMLLGQGVLANELFCNFELDKEAIKTQMQKSFLY, translated from the coding sequence ATGAGTAAACTTTTTTCCATCTTTGGCAATCCCGTCTCTCATTCACGCAGTCCGCTTATGCACAATGCCGTGTTTAAAAACCTCAACTATAAAGCCTGTTATACAAGAACACTTCTAGAAGACGATACAAAGCTTAAAGAGACTTTTTTTGCACTTGGTCTTGATGGAGCCAATGTTACCGTGCCTCACAAAGAGAGTGCTTATGAAGCCTGTGATGAAATTCGCGGTTTTGCAAAAAAAATAGGAGTTGTCAATACGCTCATCAATGAAAACGGAAAGCTGATCGGCTATAACACAGATGCTGACGGTTTTATGTATGCGATAGACGAGTTTAAAGATATAAAAAATATTTTAGTCCTCGGTGCAGGCGGTACGGCAAAAGCACTTGTTCAAAAGTTTTTAGAAGAAGGGTTACATGTAAGCATACTCAATAGAAGCGAAGCACGTCTTTCATACTTTGAAAAACTTAATTGTGAATGTTATACATGGGAAAACTTTGTTTTGAAACAATATGACTTGGTTGTGAATACAACAAGCGCAGGACTCAAAGATGAAAACTTTCCTGCGCCAAAAGAAATAATTGAAACTATTTTAAATAATACCCGTTACGCTGCTGATGCTATTTATGGAAAAATAACACCTTTTTTACAGCTTGCCAAAGAAAAACAGCTTACATGTAAAGACGGTTCAGACATGCTATTAGGACAAGGTGTTTTGGCAAATGAGCTTTTTTGTAATTTTGAACTTGACAAAGAAGCCATTAAAACACAAATGCAAAAAAGCTTTCTCTATTAA
- a CDS encoding phospholipase A: protein MKFFVILTILAVYIFAADNMLTTVDESKSKIEIKNITNDKSKESMEQWINAEFGLQPYRTNYLLPFGIANRTYLSHSPGENFKDKEAEIQVSLKLRVANNLFGLNEKYYLSYTHHAFWQIYTQSAPFRESLYNPEAFVVFPISDKKSCMQMRSLKFAIAHKSNGQPNTKDNPAYNGFNLSKSINYVYATLRLQHKTLISDLTFMTPYLGNSDLTDNPDIMKYMGYTKVKFTYFYDEHMFTLMLRGNLDSQKGAVEATYSYPLYKSSYLYAKLFSGYMESLIDYNHYITKFSIGFSFSR from the coding sequence ATGAAATTTTTTGTAATACTGACAATACTTGCTGTATATATTTTTGCAGCAGATAATATGTTAACAACAGTTGATGAATCAAAGAGTAAAATTGAAATAAAAAATATTACCAATGATAAATCAAAAGAGAGTATGGAACAGTGGATAAATGCTGAATTTGGACTGCAGCCGTATAGGACAAATTATTTACTGCCTTTTGGCATTGCAAATAGAACATATCTATCGCATAGTCCGGGAGAAAATTTTAAAGATAAAGAAGCTGAAATTCAAGTAAGTTTAAAGTTAAGAGTAGCAAATAATCTTTTTGGTTTGAATGAAAAATATTATCTCTCTTACACCCATCATGCCTTTTGGCAGATTTATACACAATCTGCACCTTTTCGCGAGAGCTTGTATAACCCCGAAGCATTTGTAGTTTTTCCGATCAGCGATAAAAAATCATGTATGCAAATGCGCTCTTTAAAATTTGCAATAGCGCACAAATCTAATGGACAGCCAAATACTAAAGATAATCCTGCTTATAATGGATTTAATCTTTCTAAAAGTATAAACTATGTCTATGCAACACTTCGCCTGCAGCATAAAACACTTATTAGTGATTTGACATTTATGACACCGTATTTAGGAAATTCCGATTTGACGGATAATCCCGATATTATGAAATATATGGGATATACAAAGGTAAAATTTACATATTTTTATGATGAGCATATGTTTACATTGATGCTTCGCGGCAATCTTGACAGTCAAAAAGGTGCGGTAGAAGCAACATACTCTTATCCTTTATACAAGAGCTCTTATCTCTACGCAAAACTGTTTAGCGGGTATATGGAATCATTGATTGATTACAATCATTATATTACAAAATTTTCAATAGGATTTAGCTTCTCTCGTTAA
- the recR gene encoding recombination mediator RecR, translated as MNNSLEKFNRLVEALGELPSIGKKSATRLAYYMIMNDTFAGMKIAHAIEDALGSLKKCKECGGMSEDELCYICCDEMRDASLLCIVENAKDILLLEENGLFDGKYFVLESLEELSMSHLETIVQNGVSEVLFALTPSIANDAVILYIEDKLGIYDLNFSKIAQGVPTGVSLENIDLLSLTRALEDRVRV; from the coding sequence ATGAATAATTCATTAGAAAAATTTAACAGACTCGTAGAAGCGCTTGGTGAACTGCCGAGTATCGGAAAAAAATCGGCAACAAGACTTGCTTATTACATGATTATGAATGATACTTTTGCCGGTATGAAAATTGCACATGCAATTGAAGATGCCCTTGGAAGCTTGAAAAAATGTAAAGAGTGTGGTGGAATGAGTGAAGATGAGCTTTGTTATATCTGTTGTGATGAAATGAGGGATGCTTCTTTATTATGTATAGTTGAAAATGCTAAAGATATTTTGCTATTAGAAGAAAATGGCTTGTTTGACGGTAAATACTTTGTCTTAGAGTCTCTAGAAGAGTTAAGTATGTCACATCTTGAAACAATTGTTCAAAATGGAGTAAGTGAGGTGTTATTTGCACTCACTCCTTCCATAGCTAATGATGCGGTAATACTCTATATCGAAGATAAACTTGGTATTTATGATTTGAATTTTTCTAAAATAGCGCAAGGTGTTCCAACAGGTGTAAGTTTGGAAAATATAGATTTACTTTCACTAACGAGAGCATTAGAAGATAGAGTAAGGGTGTAG
- the mltA gene encoding murein transglycosylase A: MKQITLFLLTITLFLGCSKNTQPPQLTKIKNVNFTKTSFSNLSGFQEQNYDEFLNNFINNCKSIKGQKIYKNLCQKALHVTDAKLFLINNFTPYSIADKSGKKEGLLTGYYEAQLHASLKESDKYKYPIYATPKDLVVVDLSSIYPELKNYRLRGKIQSNRLVPYYSRKESKFNDLNASVICYCDSKIDRFFLEVQGSGQVILDDNSTMYIGYDNQNGHKYKSIGKYLVKKGEIPLEKISLQSIRKWLSEHPSRIDEVLNYNKSLVFFSKRDKGATGALGLQLREKSSIAVDKKYIPLGNMVYLSSNLGNEKFNKIVFAQDTGGAIKGPIRADLFLGSGDKALNIAGRLKSPLKLWLLVPNYKEAKE, from the coding sequence ATGAAACAAATTACTCTTTTTTTACTAACTATTACACTTTTTTTAGGGTGTAGTAAAAATACACAACCGCCACAGTTAACAAAAATTAAAAATGTAAATTTTACTAAAACATCTTTTTCAAATCTTTCCGGGTTTCAAGAGCAAAATTATGATGAATTTTTAAATAATTTTATTAACAACTGCAAAAGTATAAAAGGGCAAAAAATCTATAAAAATTTATGTCAAAAAGCTTTACATGTAACAGATGCAAAACTGTTTTTAATAAATAATTTCACTCCTTACTCAATAGCCGATAAAAGCGGAAAAAAAGAAGGCCTGCTTACCGGATATTATGAAGCACAGTTACATGCTTCTTTAAAAGAGAGTGATAAGTATAAATACCCGATTTATGCAACACCAAAGGATTTGGTTGTCGTTGATTTAAGCTCGATATATCCTGAACTCAAAAACTACAGACTTCGAGGAAAAATACAAAGCAATAGACTGGTTCCTTATTACAGCCGTAAAGAATCAAAGTTTAATGATTTAAATGCCTCGGTAATTTGTTACTGTGATTCTAAAATAGACAGGTTTTTTTTAGAAGTGCAGGGTTCCGGACAGGTAATTTTAGATGATAACTCTACTATGTATATAGGTTACGACAATCAAAATGGGCATAAATATAAATCTATTGGAAAATATTTGGTAAAAAAGGGGGAAATTCCTTTAGAAAAAATTTCCCTGCAGAGTATTCGTAAATGGCTGAGTGAGCATCCATCAAGAATTGATGAAGTACTCAACTACAATAAATCTTTAGTCTTTTTCTCAAAAAGAGACAAAGGTGCGACAGGTGCATTAGGGTTACAACTTCGTGAAAAAAGCTCTATTGCAGTGGATAAAAAATATATTCCGTTAGGAAATATGGTATACTTATCGTCAAATTTAGGAAACGAAAAATTTAATAAAATTGTTTTTGCACAAGATACAGGCGGAGCTATTAAAGGCCCTATACGGGCAGATTTGTTCTTAGGCAGTGGGGATAAAGCATTAAATATTGCCGGAAGATTAAAGTCACCGTTAAAACTTTGGTTACTGGTTCCAAATTATAAAGAAGCCAAAGAATGA
- the dnaJ gene encoding molecular chaperone DnaJ: MEQLSYYEILEVSQNADKTTIKKAYRQMAKKYHPDKNAGDKEAEHKFKLVNEAYQCLSDEQQRSIYDRYGKEGLQGMGGGSRSSSNFDDLGSMFEEMFSGFGGGRTRRQNPADMDKYPLDMNVDIYIDFNEAVFGCEKEIKYTYKKACKACKGTGAKDGKLSTCPQCKGQGQIYMKQGFMTFSQTCPVCNGTGSSAADKCKKCHGKGYEEVKETITISVPKGIDSGNRLRVSGKGNIGKKGNRGDLYVTFEVKPDKHFIRDDNDVYIEIPVFFTQAVKGDTLTIPSLTGELELKLDIGTKDKQRYTFRGEGIEDVHGHGKGDLIAVINIQYPKKLNDEQIELLDKIQDSFGIESKPHEGILDSVIDKMKNWFK, encoded by the coding sequence ATGGAACAATTAAGCTATTATGAAATTTTAGAAGTATCACAAAATGCAGATAAGACAACAATTAAAAAAGCATACAGACAAATGGCAAAGAAATATCATCCTGATAAAAATGCCGGTGATAAAGAGGCAGAGCACAAATTTAAACTTGTCAATGAAGCATACCAATGCCTGAGTGATGAGCAACAACGAAGTATTTATGACAGATATGGAAAAGAAGGGTTACAGGGCATGGGCGGTGGTTCTCGTTCATCTTCAAACTTTGATGATTTAGGTTCTATGTTTGAGGAGATGTTCAGCGGATTTGGCGGCGGGCGTACAAGACGTCAAAATCCTGCCGATATGGACAAATATCCGCTTGATATGAATGTCGATATATACATTGATTTCAATGAAGCAGTATTTGGATGCGAAAAAGAGATAAAATACACATATAAAAAAGCGTGTAAAGCTTGTAAAGGCACGGGTGCAAAAGACGGAAAACTCTCTACTTGTCCACAATGTAAAGGGCAAGGTCAAATTTATATGAAACAAGGTTTTATGACCTTTTCACAAACTTGTCCTGTATGTAACGGAACAGGAAGCTCGGCAGCGGACAAATGTAAAAAATGTCATGGCAAAGGCTATGAAGAGGTAAAAGAAACAATCACTATCTCTGTTCCAAAAGGAATTGACAGCGGTAACCGCTTAAGAGTCTCAGGAAAAGGAAATATCGGCAAAAAAGGCAATCGCGGTGATTTATATGTCACATTTGAAGTAAAACCTGACAAACACTTTATCAGGGATGACAATGATGTTTATATTGAAATTCCTGTATTTTTCACTCAAGCCGTCAAAGGAGACACATTAACAATACCGTCTTTGACAGGGGAACTTGAGCTTAAACTTGATATTGGTACAAAAGACAAACAGCGTTATACATTCAGGGGTGAAGGTATAGAAGATGTGCATGGACACGGTAAAGGCGATTTGATTGCTGTTATTAACATACAGTACCCTAAAAAACTAAATGACGAACAAATTGAACTTTTAGACAAAATTCAAGACTCTTTCGGCATAGAATCAAAACCGCATGAAGGTATTTTGGATTCAGTGATAGATAAAATGAAAAACTGGTTTAAATAG
- a CDS encoding class II aldolase and adducin N-terminal domain-containing protein, with the protein MNKARLKNQLSSLALSMFRKDFFGIYHGSLSAKTDKSRFIINTKEAVFDDIDENSLIELYFKKDYRWKQASIDADIHQSIYSHISEAKFACFSMPQFTTAYSLEHNMIIPKDYFGYTEIGSIEIVDPKQFEDWYDRAQSEIVLYFQTKKTNIMVIRGYGVYAYSRDMHEMAKKLAILEKSCRLLMLSDSANLCDFD; encoded by the coding sequence ATGAATAAAGCGCGCTTAAAAAATCAACTCTCTTCACTGGCTCTTTCCATGTTTAGAAAGGATTTTTTCGGTATTTACCACGGCTCTTTATCTGCCAAAACAGATAAAAGCCGCTTTATCATAAATACAAAAGAAGCTGTTTTTGATGATATAGATGAAAATAGTCTTATAGAGTTGTATTTTAAAAAAGATTACAGATGGAAACAGGCCAGTATTGACGCAGACATTCATCAAAGTATCTATTCGCATATTTCAGAAGCAAAATTCGCATGTTTTAGTATGCCGCAGTTTACTACGGCATACTCTCTGGAACATAATATGATAATCCCAAAGGATTACTTCGGATATACAGAAATAGGTTCAATCGAAATAGTTGACCCCAAACAGTTTGAAGACTGGTATGACAGAGCGCAAAGTGAAATAGTACTCTACTTTCAAACAAAAAAAACAAATATTATGGTGATTCGCGGTTATGGAGTTTATGCATACAGCAGAGATATGCATGAAATGGCAAAAAAACTTGCCATTCTAGAAAAAAGCTGCCGCTTGCTTATGCTGAGTGATTCAGCAAACCTCTGTGATTTTGATTAG
- a CDS encoding adenosylmethionine--8-amino-7-oxononanoate transaminase, whose translation MKNEELKNRDLDVLWHPCTQMKDHETLPLVPIKKAHGVYLEDFEGNRYIDAISSWWVNMFGHTNEYINSKIKEQLDTLEHVILAGFTHEQVVRLSERLVKLTPPNLDKCFYSDNGSSAVEVSLKMSYHAHLNDGRKKSLFVSLTNSYHGETIGALSVGDVELYKETYEPLLIQTIQTEVPADMSEAAAVEAAGKFEDLCAKRADEISALILEPLIQGAGYMHMYHPKYLQLVRVTCTKYNIHLIADEVMVGFGRTGELFACEKAGISPDFLVLSKGLTGGYLPLSAVLTSNDVYAKFYCDYNEHKAFLHSHSYTGNALACAAANATLDIFENENIIEKNKELALYMSEKLQKFSELPNVGEIRQTGMVCVVELKGYEAKERIGLKVYEYGLKHGVLLRPLGHIVYFMPPYIITKEEINTMMDTAYEAVKNL comes from the coding sequence ATGAAAAATGAAGAACTTAAAAACAGAGACCTGGATGTCCTTTGGCATCCATGTACACAGATGAAAGATCACGAAACACTGCCGCTTGTTCCGATTAAAAAGGCACATGGCGTTTACTTGGAAGATTTTGAAGGCAACAGATATATTGATGCCATCAGTTCCTGGTGGGTAAATATGTTTGGACACACAAACGAGTATATTAACTCAAAAATAAAAGAACAGCTAGATACTTTAGAGCATGTTATTCTTGCAGGTTTTACACATGAGCAGGTTGTACGGCTTTCAGAACGTCTTGTAAAACTAACACCACCTAACTTAGACAAGTGTTTTTATTCTGACAATGGTTCATCAGCCGTGGAGGTTTCGCTAAAGATGAGTTATCACGCGCATCTTAATGACGGCAGGAAAAAATCACTTTTTGTTTCACTCACAAACTCCTATCACGGGGAGACAATAGGAGCTTTAAGTGTAGGTGATGTAGAACTTTATAAAGAGACGTATGAGCCTTTATTAATTCAAACAATTCAAACAGAAGTTCCGGCAGATATGAGCGAAGCAGCAGCCGTAGAAGCAGCTGGGAAGTTTGAAGATTTATGTGCAAAAAGAGCAGATGAAATAAGTGCATTAATATTAGAACCGCTTATACAAGGAGCCGGTTATATGCATATGTATCATCCAAAATATCTGCAGTTGGTTCGTGTTACATGTACAAAGTATAATATCCATCTTATAGCAGATGAAGTGATGGTCGGATTTGGGAGAACCGGAGAGTTATTTGCTTGTGAAAAAGCCGGTATTTCACCTGACTTTTTGGTTCTTTCAAAAGGTTTGACAGGAGGCTATCTTCCACTGTCTGCTGTTTTAACATCCAATGATGTATATGCTAAATTTTATTGTGATTACAATGAACACAAAGCTTTTTTACATTCTCACTCTTATACAGGCAATGCCTTGGCTTGTGCTGCTGCAAATGCAACACTTGATATTTTTGAAAATGAAAACATCATTGAAAAAAACAAAGAACTCGCCCTTTATATGTCCGAAAAATTGCAAAAGTTTTCAGAGCTTCCAAATGTAGGAGAAATTAGACAAACAGGTATGGTTTGCGTTGTAGAACTCAAAGGTTATGAAGCAAAAGAGAGAATAGGGCTTAAAGTATATGAATATGGATTAAAACATGGTGTTTTACTTCGTCCGCTTGGGCACATAGTTTATTTTATGCCGCCGTATATTATTACGAAAGAAGAGATTAATACAATGATGGATACAGCATATGAAGCTGTTAAAAATCTCTAA
- a CDS encoding peptidylprolyl isomerase, translated as MITWMQRHKKWLIITIWISTIAFVGAGFVGWGQYSYGNKAGAVAKVGDVEISKGELQKTYSRLYAQYNQMFQGNFDEEKAKQFGLDKQALQQLVQQALLINLAHSYDLIITDKEMIAALKGQKAFYKNGEFDKETYKLVLSQNRLTIKEYETELRKELLIQKTLKLLPVKTSKNEENILNTIFNIADKINYKVLSFDDIKVSLKDKELKKFWESKKNNFMTDVIYESNFIKVTPVSKKFSDTKIAEYYKENRTHFKDSDGKILTLEAAKEKVLNELNAKEAKDKALRTYIAFKKNKLPDDIALQNAKISKSNNPFNTQTLDTVSKLALTKPYTKPINIDGIYYIFELTKIVPSKPKSFEEAKSEVLPLYIAQIKKEKLMKLANNSVNTFIGKTSDFLTITSVDKLVPLSKQEAADFLQKLFVNDKKRSFIGLNNGKIVLYNILEQKLLINKNNNVSDTIAKLKSTMFNEGLIKTLQNKYQTEIYIQGL; from the coding sequence ATGATTACATGGATGCAGAGACATAAAAAATGGCTTATTATAACTATTTGGATTTCAACTATCGCGTTTGTTGGAGCAGGCTTTGTCGGCTGGGGACAATACAGCTATGGAAATAAAGCAGGTGCTGTTGCAAAAGTCGGAGACGTTGAAATCAGTAAGGGTGAGCTTCAAAAAACATATTCTCGCCTATATGCACAATATAATCAAATGTTTCAAGGCAATTTTGATGAAGAAAAAGCAAAACAGTTTGGACTTGACAAGCAGGCATTGCAACAACTTGTGCAACAGGCTCTGCTTATAAATCTTGCACACTCATATGACTTGATTATCACTGATAAAGAGATGATTGCGGCACTCAAAGGGCAAAAAGCTTTTTATAAAAACGGAGAATTTGACAAAGAAACATATAAGCTTGTTCTTTCTCAAAACAGATTGACTATCAAAGAATATGAAACCGAGTTAAGAAAAGAACTTCTTATACAAAAAACCTTAAAACTTTTACCGGTAAAAACATCCAAAAATGAAGAAAATATTTTAAATACAATTTTTAATATTGCCGATAAAATAAATTATAAAGTACTCAGTTTTGATGACATCAAGGTTTCTTTAAAAGATAAAGAATTAAAAAAGTTTTGGGAAAGCAAAAAAAATAACTTTATGACTGACGTTATATATGAGTCAAACTTTATTAAAGTAACTCCTGTCTCTAAAAAATTCAGCGATACTAAAATTGCAGAGTATTATAAAGAAAACAGAACACACTTCAAAGACAGTGATGGTAAAATTTTAACTCTTGAAGCAGCAAAAGAAAAAGTTCTCAACGAGCTCAATGCAAAAGAGGCGAAAGACAAAGCATTACGAACATATATAGCATTTAAGAAAAACAAACTTCCAGATGACATCGCACTCCAGAATGCAAAAATCTCAAAATCGAATAATCCTTTCAATACACAAACACTAGACACGGTTTCTAAACTTGCACTGACAAAGCCATATACAAAACCAATCAATATTGACGGCATCTACTATATTTTCGAATTAACAAAAATAGTTCCTTCGAAACCAAAATCATTCGAAGAAGCAAAATCAGAAGTTTTACCGCTTTATATAGCACAAATAAAAAAAGAAAAGCTCATGAAACTTGCAAACAACTCTGTAAATACTTTCATAGGAAAAACCTCTGATTTTCTTACTATTACATCTGTAGACAAACTGGTACCTTTAAGCAAACAAGAAGCTGCTGATTTTTTACAAAAACTGTTTGTGAATGATAAAAAAAGATCATTTATCGGATTAAATAACGGAAAGATTGTTTTATACAACATTTTGGAACAAAAACTGCTTATAAATAAAAACAATAACGTTAGCGATACTATCGCAAAATTAAAAAGTACAATGTTTAATGAAGGACTTATAAAAACACTTCAAAACAAGTACCAAACTGAGATTTATATTCAAGGACTCTAA